In Aspergillus nidulans FGSC A4 chromosome II, the genomic stretch AAAAGATTACCAAAATCTGGAATGGGACAAGGCTGAGCCACTGAGGTCAGTGGGGTCGGCGAGTTGCCGTCTAGCCTGCACAAAGCAGCTGCCACCAGGAATCTGCCAGAGCTCGACAGATACTCTTAAGGAGCCAGGTTTGAATTCTTGGACGTCCTCGGGAAGAGCCGCCATGTTCCTCGGATTTCAGAGACGAGAATAGACCCAAAAGGAAATAGATAAATAATTCAGTAGATGATAGAAGTCATCTACCGCCCTATCACAATGATAATAATAGGTAGCCCAGCCACTGCataatcatcatcgtcacaACTGCAATGGGATGTCATCCAATCCAGGCCTCCATATGATCAGCCGCCGCCCAAGCGCCCAATGACGCCGATTTCCCCCACTCCAGCTGAGCCGCCCGCTATACCATTCATCACCCTTTCAGACGGTcttctcccctcctctcgtcttttcttccctttttcccATCTGTCCTCTGTCCTCTGGGCTGCCTCTCATCGCCTGTTTCATCTCCTGTGACATTCATCTATTTGACTGGTCACTGGTGCCTGGCAGTTCAGCCGCACTGTCCCTCGTCTGCCATTTTGGCCCCTCGATCGCTCTTGTATCTGCTCTCTGACTGTTCTTACCTTGCATTAGCTCTCGTGTTCCATCTGCCACAAAACTTATATTTATCATTTGTCGTCGGAGTCTTTAAATACCCAGTGGTTACTCTTCAGAGCAAAATGCCCCGATACGCCCACCGCACCCAGCTCACCGACTCGGAAGACGACTTCTCAGAGTCAGACTACTCTATGATGGAGGGAGCCCGTAGGCATGTTAGGAGACGATCCATTTCCCGCAGTCGCTATGGGCCTAGTCACAGCAACGCCTATTTAAGCCCGCACGGCACTCTCTACGAAGACGTGCACATCAAACGGTCCGCCTCGACGGGTGCCCGCCGCGACCGCGAGCGGCACCGAGAGCGAGATCGTGATCGTGACCGGGACCGCGAGCGAGTGGACCGCGTGCAGCCGTCGACCGTGATCGTCGACATCAAGAACGACTCGCGCAATACTAGCTCCAACAAGAACCGCAAGCAGCACCGCGAATCCGCCTCCCACATCCTCGATGACCCCTACTTGGACCCCTATGAGGATGACCTCGATGAGGTTGCCATCCGCCGTCGTCACCGTTCGCGGCCCCGCGCGAGTACAACCAGCGTCTCCCACTCCCGCGATCCGTCTCCCCTTCCCCCGGCCCGTGACTATGACCTTGTCATTGACCAGAAGCTACTAGAGAAGAACGATCAGCGCCAGGACCTCGAACTcctgcgccagcagcaggagatTAAGTATCTGGAGCGGCAATTGGCCCGCCAGCGAGCGGAGCAGCATGAGGTCCGCATTGTaaaagacgaggaagatcgCTATGAGGACGATATCAGCGATAGGCTACGGCGGCTCCAGAGgttcgaggagcaggaacgtctagaggatgagaagcgcaaggccgAGCGTCGCTATAGGCTGCAGAGGCTCGAGCAGGCGGAGCGTGAAGCCGCGGAACAGGAAGAGGTGCGCAAGAAACTGCGCCATGAGCGGCTGGTGGagttgcagaagaagattgaggaggaggaagagcgtGAACGcatcaagaaggagatccgggatgaggaggcgaggATTGCccttgctgagcaggagaaaAAGGCTAAGGAGGCGCGGATGAAGGCTGCCGCTGTTGAGGAGTGGAAGCTTGCGCAGGAGCGGGCTGCGATTGCGGAGCGGGAGGCTGCGGAGAAGCGCGAtaaggagttcaaggagcGCCTACGGCTCGAGTTCGGTATGACACCCGAGGAGTTTGCGGAGTTtatgaagaaaaagaatcagaaggaagagaagaaagaagagaagaaggaggaaaagaaagagaagggaaaggaggagaagaagaaggaagagaagaaggacgagaggAAGGACGAGCTCATTGAGCAACGCAAGTCTCCTTGGATCAAGGTATGCTGTCCTGAACACCATCATAACTCTACCCTCCTCTAACCGTGCAATAGGTCCATCGCAAATATCTCCTCCCAGAAACCCTAGACACATATAGACTCCCCTGGTCATGGGATGATGTGAGTTTTATACATCTATATCAGCACTACCCACCTGCACAATCAGACTGACCGTTCATTCTACTCCAGGTTGACGGCAACTATCTCATCATTAAGACGTGGATCAGCGAAGACCTGCAGgacgagctcttccagcACACCCGCCGCATCCGCGAGGGTAAAATCCTTACTCAGACCTCCAGCACTCTGACTGAGCTCCGCGTCAACGATCGAAACAAGGATAAGATGTACCTCGTTAGAAAAAAGAGTCCCAGTCGGAGGTCTTGGATTTTTACCTGATTGCGCTCATCCGATGTTGCCACCTATTCAAGCTACATGTCATGGCTAAGATTGGATTTGATGGACTGGAAGTTTTGTTTTGTTCTGTTCTGATTTGGTTCTTCACTCGGCTTACTGATCTTTATATCCTTTGCTTttatttgcttttttcttgTCATTCACTGGCCCTTCAGTTACGAATCTCGGAGGGGGTCGAGTACTTCGGTTGATTGTCTGCAGTGCTTGTCATAGTTGCGATTTGAATTTGCTATCTACGATACAGACATGATGAAACGATTTTGACGATAGATGCTCATGTTTCCGTCCAGACCGCATCGCATCAGATATCCACCTATAGTACATACCAAAATACATTATACCATACCCCACGTCACACAGATGCAGTAGATAGTGCCGTTAGCTCTACAAtctggcctcggcctcatccCTCGCCCACTTCATCTCCGCCCTCAGAATCAACTCCTCATACACCGTCCAGGCAAGCGCCGAACTGAGCGCCTTCCGTCCAATCCTCAGCCCTAACCCCCCAAACAGACTACGTACACCGTCTTCCCTGACCATCAACCGCACAGCACGTATCATGTTCCCGTACTTCCCCGGCATAAGCTGCAACCGCGTCTTAACCGCATCGAACGGGTTCGTGATTGCCGTCGCCAGACCAGCTGCTAGACCCCCTGAGACGAAATTtatcgacgatgacgacggcaGTTCCGTGCTGGATGTTGTTGCAGAAAGGTACCGCTTCAACTGCTCGTAGAAGAGGACATATAAACCCGCGTATGGCGCATCCCGGGCAGCCGTTGCGCCAAATCCGGAGAAGAGACCCCTCACTCCCTCCGTACGCACAATATCCCGGCCCGCGGAGTATAGGCTGCGGTACGCGTAGTAGTCCGACTCGTACCGGACTTT encodes the following:
- a CDS encoding uncharacterized protein (transcript_id=CADANIAT00005069), whose amino-acid sequence is MPRYAHRTQLTDSEDDFSESDYSMMEGARRHVRRRSISRSRYGPSHSNAYLSPHGTLYEDVHIKRSASTGARRDRERHRERDRDRDRDRERVDRVQPSTVIVDIKNDSRNTSSNKNRKQHRESASHILDDPYLDPYEDDLDEVAIRRRHRSRPRASTTSVSHSRDPSPLPPARDYDLVIDQKLLEKNDQRQDLELLRQQQEIKYLERQLARQRAEQHEVRIVKDEEDRYEDDISDRLRRLQRFEEQERLEDEKRKAERRYRLQRLEQAEREAAEQEEVRKKLRHERLVELQKKIEEEEERERIKKEIRDEEARIALAEQEKKAKEARMKAAAVEEWKLAQERAAIAEREAAEKRDKEFKERLRLEFGMTPEEFAEFMKKKNQKEEKKEEKKEEKKEKGKEEKKKEEKKDERKDELIEQRKSPWIKVHRKYLLPETLDTYRLPWSWDDVDGNYLIIKTWISEDLQDELFQHTRRIREGKILTQTSSTLTELRVNDRNKDKMYLVRKKSPSRRSWIFT